From the genome of Leptospira brenneri:
TTCATCCACGCACCCCATTTGCCTTTGATGATCCATTCTTTTGCTTTGTCATTTCCTTCTGTGAGTTGGATCATCCCAACGTTTCTTCCCAAGGAGATACATCTTCCAAAAAATTGAAATGAAAAAGGAGAAAGTTTTTTTCCACGAGTTAAATTCGCTAAATGATCTGCAACATAAGCTCCCATCGGCAACGCGGTCACACAACCCATACGTAAAATCGAATTTTCCAAATAAGCAGAATCACCTGCAACAAAAACTTCAGGAAAATCGAGAGAACGTAAAAATGGATCTACATAAATTTGATTTTGTGAATTGGTTCTAAACCCTGATTCTTTAAGTAAAGAAGGGCTTTGAAATCCAGTGCAGTTCAAAATACTATCAAAGGAAAGTTTTGTTTTATTTCCAAATCGAATTTCGTTTCCTTCGATTGACTCTATATTCATTTGATCTAAAATTTGAATCTTATTTTCTAAAAAAACAGACCTCATATAATCTTTTCCTTTTTTAGAAAATGAAGAAGCAAATGGATTTCTGTCTATGATTGTTACTTTGGAATTTGGATGAAAATGTTTCCATTCGGTCGCCATCTCGATTCCAGTCAGCCCAGTTCCAATAATACCAAGGTTTTGAATTTTTGAATTGTCTTTCTTTTTTAGAAATTCAAATACCGCTCCTCTCGATTGGATGGAGTTTTCATTTGGATTCAGCGAACGAATTTGAGAACTCCCAAGGGTAATGATTAAATAGTCATAACTAATTTTTTGATCGGTTGTCCCAACTTTTACTAGTTTTTCTTTGGGAAAAATTTCTGTTACTTTTGTTTGCAGGAAACTAACATTTGTTCGTAGAAATTCTCTGATGTTTCGTTCTTTTGTTTGTCCAGAAGATGCCATTTCATGGAAACGAATCCTTTCTTGAAAACTGGAGGATTCAGAGATTAAAGTAATTTCAGAATCTTTGATTTGTTTGTCTAAACGGTTTGCAGCAATAATTCCTGCATACCCTCCACCTAAAATGAGTATTTTTGGTTTCATATTCTACCTCGCAGTAAAGACGAGATAGGCCTTTCTGTTTGTGACAAGGTTTTACAAAAAATTTAGGCTTGATTTAACGCTTGATACTTTCTAGAATCGCTCATGCAGAAAATGAGTTGGAAATTGTTTTTCTTTTTTACTGGTATTTTAGTTTTTACACCATTTTTCTCTATTTTTTCTCAAGGTTTTGATCGGGGAAAAATAATTTTTTTCGGAAACGGTGCCTTAGGTTTGGGTGATAATTCAGGAACCATGGAGAAGAAAGTAGAACAAACAAACTCTCCTAACTTTTTAATGGTGAATTCTCCTTACACAACAGCAGCTTCTACTTTTGCAAATTATCTCGTTTTACAAAGGCTCGTTGACCAACGGACTGAGCTTACCAGTAGAACGGGAGAATTGGGATTTGAATACGGGGTTTTTCGTTATTTTGGGATTGGACTTTCCGTTTCGAACCAAACCATTACTTCTTCTAGTTTTAGAGTGATTGACGAGAGACAGATTATTTTATTTTCCCTACTGGCCACGGATTATGGAACCATGTTAAATCGTTTGAACCATGGTGACATTTATGATACAGTCTTACAAAAGAAACGAGATGTCTTTAATGCAACATCAGGTGATTTGAGTTTGTTTTTTCACTTTAAACCAAATGATCCATTTGATCCATACATTCGGATTGGCGGTGGGTCTGGGTACGAAGCATTGTTTGGTGGTGCTACCAATC
Proteins encoded in this window:
- a CDS encoding NAD(P)/FAD-dependent oxidoreductase, yielding MKPKILILGGGYAGIIAANRLDKQIKDSEITLISESSSFQERIRFHEMASSGQTKERNIREFLRTNVSFLQTKVTEIFPKEKLVKVGTTDQKISYDYLIITLGSSQIRSLNPNENSIQSRGAVFEFLKKKDNSKIQNLGIIGTGLTGIEMATEWKHFHPNSKVTIIDRNPFASSFSKKGKDYMRSVFLENKIQILDQMNIESIEGNEIRFGNKTKLSFDSILNCTGFQSPSLLKESGFRTNSQNQIYVDPFLRSLDFPEVFVAGDSAYLENSILRMGCVTALPMGAYVADHLANLTRGKKLSPFSFQFFGRCISLGRNVGMIQLTEGNDKAKEWIIKGKWGAWMKELVCKFTIVSLILEKKLPFRFYFWPKGNPILTEKKVVSESLPVGGLVT